The proteins below come from a single Roseiconus lacunae genomic window:
- a CDS encoding phosphatidate cytidylyltransferase, which produces MLDMIAVLIQSTVAAASEKTDVASVADAAVRVWLTTRSMILIAVILIALGIASLVGFLLARRETMGVDSALVARFNQKLRVWWLMLAIFVVGFLLQRIGVVVLFGLVSFWALREFITMTPTRRGDHRTLFWVFFFFTPLQYILIAFGSRPPSFVPQNDYYGLYSIMIPVYASLFIPARAAIAGDYKRFLERSAKIQAGLLICVYALSYAPALLDLDLVRTGGEPWTGSNVSLLIFLVVVAQLASVLERGWSKLAGRHVIAEKINGSRTWEGVLGSMVTTGLIAASLYWATPFYPWEAGVLAAVVTVMACGGAMTMSAIKRDRGVTDTGTLVQGHAGVLDQIDCVCFAAPVFYHLTRYFFSA; this is translated from the coding sequence ATGTTGGACATGATTGCGGTTCTGATTCAAAGCACCGTCGCGGCGGCGTCCGAAAAAACGGATGTCGCTTCGGTCGCCGATGCCGCGGTGCGTGTTTGGTTGACCACGCGATCGATGATCCTGATCGCGGTGATCCTAATCGCACTCGGAATCGCATCCTTGGTTGGTTTCCTGCTAGCCCGTCGCGAAACGATGGGCGTTGACTCTGCGCTCGTCGCTCGATTCAACCAGAAACTTCGTGTTTGGTGGTTGATGCTGGCGATTTTTGTCGTTGGCTTTTTATTGCAACGCATCGGTGTCGTCGTGCTCTTCGGGTTGGTGTCGTTTTGGGCGTTGCGTGAGTTCATCACGATGACGCCGACACGGCGAGGCGATCACCGCACTCTCTTCTGGGTGTTCTTTTTCTTCACACCGCTGCAATACATTCTGATTGCCTTTGGTAGCCGACCGCCTAGTTTTGTGCCGCAGAATGATTACTACGGCTTGTACAGCATTATGATCCCGGTTTACGCGAGCCTATTTATTCCGGCCCGCGCGGCGATCGCGGGAGACTACAAACGGTTTCTTGAACGCAGCGCAAAGATCCAAGCGGGGCTATTGATCTGTGTTTATGCACTCAGTTACGCGCCCGCGCTGTTGGATTTGGATCTCGTCCGCACCGGTGGTGAACCATGGACGGGAAGTAACGTCAGTTTGCTAATCTTTTTAGTGGTTGTCGCACAGCTCGCATCGGTTTTAGAACGCGGGTGGAGCAAGCTTGCCGGACGCCATGTGATCGCAGAAAAAATTAACGGCTCCCGGACGTGGGAAGGCGTTCTCGGTTCGATGGTGACGACGGGTCTGATCGCCGCGTCGTTGTACTGGGCGACTCCCTTTTACCCTTGGGAAGCAGGCGTCTTGGCTGCCGTCGTGACCGTGATGGCTTGCGGAGGGGCGATGACAATGAGCGCGATTAAACGCGATCGCGGCGTGACCGACACCGGGACCTTGGTCCAAGGTCACGCCGGTGTGTTGGATCAAATCGACTGTGTTTGTTTTGCCGCGCCCGTGTTTTACCACCTCACTCGATACTTCTTTTCTGCCTAA
- the leuB gene encoding 3-isopropylmalate dehydrogenase, whose product MKASIVLLPGDGIGPEITAQAHRVLQKIAAEFGHDFEFSSHLIGGIAIDETGDPLPEATVEACRQSQAILLGAVGGPKWDDPTAKTRPEVGLLKIRKELGLFANLRPIKLFDQLVDASPLRREIIEGTDILFLRELTGGIYFGPSGRTGSGENESASQAMVYSVSEVERIVRLAAKAAQGRGNHLTSVDKANVLEPSRLWRQVAARVMETEFPDVKYDVVLVDAMAMHLINRPKDFDVVVTGNMFGDILTDEASMLPGSLGMLPSASLGSDGPGLYEPIHGSAPDIAGQGIANPLATILAAAMLLRHSLGLETEATAIEAAVSGVLESGLRTADLARGGESIGTEAMGDAVVERIKAS is encoded by the coding sequence TTGAAAGCCTCAATCGTTTTGCTGCCTGGCGATGGCATTGGCCCCGAAATTACCGCTCAAGCGCACCGAGTTCTGCAAAAGATTGCCGCCGAGTTCGGACATGACTTTGAATTTTCGTCTCACCTGATCGGAGGTATCGCCATCGACGAAACTGGCGATCCTCTTCCCGAAGCGACCGTCGAGGCTTGCCGTCAATCGCAAGCGATTCTTTTGGGGGCCGTCGGTGGTCCCAAGTGGGATGATCCGACCGCCAAGACTCGTCCGGAAGTGGGGTTGTTGAAAATTCGTAAAGAGCTGGGCCTGTTTGCGAACTTGCGGCCGATCAAGTTGTTCGATCAACTCGTCGATGCATCGCCGCTCCGACGCGAGATTATCGAGGGGACTGACATTCTGTTTTTGCGTGAACTGACCGGCGGGATTTACTTTGGCCCATCGGGAAGAACTGGTAGCGGCGAAAACGAATCGGCATCTCAGGCAATGGTCTATTCGGTTAGCGAAGTCGAGCGAATCGTTCGCTTGGCGGCCAAGGCGGCCCAGGGACGTGGCAACCATTTGACGAGCGTTGACAAAGCAAACGTCTTGGAACCGAGTCGATTGTGGCGCCAAGTGGCGGCCCGCGTGATGGAAACCGAATTTCCCGACGTCAAATATGATGTTGTCTTAGTCGACGCGATGGCGATGCACTTGATCAATCGACCGAAGGACTTTGACGTGGTGGTCACTGGAAATATGTTCGGTGACATTTTGACGGACGAAGCGTCGATGTTGCCCGGATCTTTGGGGATGCTTCCGAGCGCGTCGCTGGGAAGCGATGGCCCCGGACTGTATGAGCCGATTCACGGTTCGGCACCCGATATTGCGGGGCAAGGGATCGCGAACCCATTGGCAACGATTTTGGCGGCAGCGATGTTGCTCCGCCATTCGCTTGGCTTGGAAACCGAAGCGACTGCAATCGAAGCCGCGGTGAGTGGAGTATTGGAGTCGGGATTGCGAACCGCCGACTTAGCACGTGGTGGGGAATCGATCGGTACCGAAGCAATGGGTGATGCCGTCGTGGAACGAATCAAGGCGTCGTAA
- a CDS encoding glycosyltransferase family 4 protein produces MLPLEPSPKAPSWGQTLDPIVVQPSAAASATTDHLSPLADSLPQLSVLHLVNGEHFSGAERVQSHLGRCLPDYGVRADFVCLKPGRFAQVLREQNGSWGQCFEAPMANRFDLRCVWSIRKLILRQGYDVLHAHTPRTAMIASMASRLTGIPWVYHVHSPAARDSANPISNHLNALIEKVSLIGCRHLITVSESLRLDCMRRGTNESQVTVVHNGVPSICPPRQQTPQVGATWTIGMVALVRPRKGLEIVLDALAKLRDKVDVRLRIIGPFETTEYEETINDQIAELQISSLIERVGFTDDVPAELAKLDAMVLPSLFGEGLPMVVLEAMAAGLPVIATRVEGTPEAITDGVEGLLAEPRDADSLAAAIESLVDGTHDWEQMSAAAVERHGRDFSDVAMARGTAAVYRNVAAAVRD; encoded by the coding sequence ATGCTTCCTTTAGAACCGTCTCCGAAAGCACCTTCGTGGGGGCAGACGCTTGACCCCATCGTCGTCCAACCCTCGGCAGCGGCGTCGGCTACCACCGACCATCTCTCCCCTTTAGCGGACTCGTTACCGCAGCTTTCGGTATTGCATTTAGTCAACGGGGAACATTTCAGCGGAGCCGAACGAGTTCAGTCCCATCTTGGACGCTGCCTGCCCGACTATGGAGTTCGCGCGGATTTCGTCTGCCTGAAACCTGGTCGGTTTGCGCAAGTCCTTCGTGAGCAAAACGGAAGCTGGGGGCAATGCTTCGAAGCCCCGATGGCCAATCGATTTGATCTGCGATGTGTTTGGAGTATTCGCAAACTGATCCTGCGGCAAGGGTATGACGTTTTACACGCGCACACCCCGCGAACCGCGATGATTGCTTCGATGGCGTCACGTCTGACCGGGATCCCTTGGGTCTATCACGTCCACAGTCCGGCGGCGCGTGATTCGGCGAATCCGATTAGCAATCATCTAAACGCGTTGATCGAAAAAGTATCACTGATCGGTTGTCGCCACTTGATCACGGTCTCCGAAAGTTTACGCCTGGACTGCATGAGACGTGGCACCAATGAAAGTCAAGTGACCGTCGTGCATAATGGAGTTCCGTCGATCTGTCCGCCACGTCAACAAACTCCCCAAGTCGGCGCGACGTGGACAATCGGCATGGTCGCATTGGTTCGTCCTCGTAAGGGCTTGGAAATCGTACTCGACGCGTTGGCAAAACTCCGCGACAAGGTCGATGTTCGATTGCGGATCATCGGCCCATTCGAAACGACGGAATACGAAGAGACGATCAACGATCAAATCGCTGAGTTACAGATTTCAAGTTTGATCGAGCGAGTCGGCTTTACCGATGACGTGCCAGCCGAACTCGCCAAGCTAGACGCGATGGTTTTACCAAGCCTATTCGGTGAAGGCCTACCGATGGTAGTCCTCGAAGCGATGGCGGCCGGGCTTCCGGTGATCGCGACCCGCGTCGAAGGGACCCCAGAAGCGATCACCGACGGTGTCGAGGGTCTACTCGCCGAACCTCGCGACGCAGATTCCTTGGCGGCCGCAATTGAATCACTTGTCGACGGGACTCACGACTGGGAACAAATGTCTGCGGCAGCGGTCGAACGCCACGGTCGGGACTTCTCTGATGTCGCGATGGCGCGAGGAACCGCGGCCGTTTATCGCAACGTTGCCGCCGCCGTGCGGGATTGA
- a CDS encoding YjhG/YagF family D-xylonate dehydratase, with product MITHAAGPSGSLPLSDEILRNWSSGDLFGLTQSVGMGYDPRRVLGDQYLILSTQGGLREPDGTATALGYHTGHWEIGLLVRAAAEQLSANKAVPFAAYCSDPCDGRSQGTRGMFDSLPYRNDAAIVFRRLIRSLPQRKGVIGIATCDKGLPAMMMALAGSPALACVLVPGGVTLPATVGEDTGKVQSIGVRYTRGEMSLEEAALEGCRACGTPGGGCQFLGTAATSQVVAEALGMTVPHAALAPSGLPIWTQMARQSAAASMQMVAHGTTIGDVLTDDSLYNAMLIHAAVGGSTNLLLHIPAIAAAAGLKRPDADAFSRINRSVPRFVDCLPNGPVGHPTVRFFLAGGVPEVAWHLREMGLLRSDARTVSGMTWDEILDGWIDSDRRRFCRERLAESDKVDPDDVIVPPARVAAKGLTPTVCFPFGNLCPEGSVIKATSIDPEVIDDDDVYRKRGPARVFTSERDAIAAVKGQREPAIKAGDVIVLIGRGPLGCGMEETYQITSALKYLSFGKHVALITDARFSGVSTGACVGHVGPEALAGGPIAKVRDGDLIEIEINRATLEGTVNLIESNDGKPAAEVFEQRSPHPDLAVEKDIPDDTRLWAALQQVGGGAWGGCVYDVDEIVETLRAGMEARAAKKLTQD from the coding sequence TTGATCACACACGCCGCCGGGCCGTCGGGGTCATTGCCACTGTCCGACGAAATCTTACGCAACTGGTCGTCGGGGGATCTGTTCGGGTTAACACAAAGTGTCGGCATGGGATATGACCCGCGTCGTGTCCTGGGGGATCAGTACTTGATCTTGAGCACACAAGGTGGTTTGCGTGAGCCTGATGGGACCGCGACCGCGCTTGGTTACCACACCGGCCACTGGGAGATCGGCCTCTTGGTTCGGGCTGCCGCCGAGCAGTTGTCAGCGAACAAGGCGGTTCCATTTGCGGCTTACTGCAGCGATCCCTGCGACGGTCGTAGCCAAGGAACGCGCGGCATGTTCGATTCGTTGCCATACCGAAATGATGCAGCAATCGTGTTTCGCCGATTGATACGATCGCTTCCACAGCGCAAAGGAGTGATCGGGATCGCAACATGCGATAAAGGGTTGCCCGCGATGATGATGGCCCTCGCGGGTAGTCCAGCCTTGGCATGCGTTCTGGTACCCGGTGGTGTGACCCTTCCGGCAACAGTCGGCGAAGACACGGGCAAAGTTCAATCGATCGGCGTTCGTTACACGCGTGGTGAAATGTCGCTTGAAGAGGCGGCACTGGAAGGCTGCCGCGCGTGTGGGACACCCGGTGGCGGTTGTCAATTCCTCGGTACCGCGGCGACCAGCCAAGTCGTCGCAGAAGCGTTGGGGATGACGGTGCCGCATGCGGCACTGGCCCCGAGTGGGCTACCGATCTGGACCCAAATGGCTCGTCAGTCGGCCGCCGCGTCCATGCAGATGGTGGCCCACGGAACGACGATCGGCGATGTATTGACCGACGATTCGTTGTACAACGCGATGTTGATCCACGCCGCGGTAGGCGGAAGCACAAATCTGCTCCTGCATATTCCCGCGATCGCGGCCGCTGCTGGACTGAAACGTCCCGATGCGGATGCGTTTAGTCGTATCAATCGGTCGGTTCCGCGCTTCGTTGACTGTTTGCCCAACGGACCGGTAGGGCATCCAACGGTTCGCTTCTTTTTGGCCGGTGGTGTCCCGGAAGTCGCGTGGCATCTGCGTGAAATGGGATTGCTGCGGAGTGATGCGAGGACCGTTAGCGGGATGACTTGGGACGAGATCCTCGACGGATGGATCGATTCTGATCGACGTCGTTTTTGTCGCGAACGGTTGGCCGAGTCTGATAAGGTTGATCCCGACGATGTGATCGTTCCTCCGGCCAGGGTCGCCGCAAAAGGTCTCACGCCAACGGTGTGCTTTCCGTTTGGGAATTTGTGCCCCGAAGGTTCGGTGATCAAAGCCACCTCGATCGATCCGGAAGTTATCGACGACGATGACGTGTATCGCAAACGCGGTCCGGCGCGCGTTTTTACCAGTGAGCGTGACGCGATCGCGGCTGTCAAAGGCCAGCGCGAACCTGCGATCAAGGCGGGCGATGTGATTGTGTTGATCGGTCGCGGACCACTCGGATGCGGAATGGAAGAAACGTACCAAATTACGTCCGCGCTGAAATACCTTTCGTTCGGAAAGCACGTCGCCTTGATCACCGACGCGAGATTCTCCGGGGTCAGTACGGGAGCTTGCGTCGGACACGTCGGGCCGGAAGCGTTGGCCGGTGGCCCGATCGCCAAAGTGCGCGACGGCGATCTGATCGAGATTGAAATCAACCGTGCGACTTTGGAAGGAACCGTCAATCTGATCGAATCGAACGACGGCAAACCGGCCGCTGAAGTTTTTGAGCAACGCTCGCCGCATCCCGATTTGGCGGTTGAAAAAGATATCCCGGATGACACGCGTCTCTGGGCGGCGCTACAACAAGTTGGCGGTGGGGCTTGGGGGGGCTGTGTCTACGATGTTGATGAAATCGTCGAAACACTTCGTGCCGGCATGGAAGCCCGTGCCGCAAAGAAACTCACACAGGACTGA
- a CDS encoding aldehyde dehydrogenase family protein — protein MSTTLPEAPKSAAEVEIKHTECFIDGKWMPAVSGKTFATYNPATEQEIAQVAEGDAADVDAAAKAARHAFETGDWPKMDARDRGRLMYRLADRMEQEIQYLAALETLDNGKPLKDSLNADLPLAIDAIRYYAGYADKLHGSTIPIRGNYLCYTRREPIGVAGQIIPWNFPLLMLAWKWGPALAAGCTVVMKPAEQTPLTCLAMAQMAKEVGFPDGVINIVPGFGPTAGAACVKHPLIDKIAFTGEHRTAQIITRESADTLKRLTFELGGKSPNVVFADADMDAAVQGAYIGLFLNQGQCCCAGSRVFVEKSCHDEFVEKLTALTLKRKVGDPFASDTDQGPQVDRAQFDKIMSYIEKGKNEGANCVAGGGRVGDQGYFVEPTIFDNVSDDMSIATDEIFGPVMSVLTFDDKEDMIRRANDTFYGLAAAVWTRDVANAHDFAARVRAGTVWVNCYDVFDAAAPFGGFKMSGYGRELGEEGLKPYTESKTVTVKL, from the coding sequence ATGAGTACGACGCTTCCTGAAGCTCCCAAGTCTGCCGCCGAGGTTGAGATCAAACACACCGAGTGTTTTATCGATGGGAAGTGGATGCCTGCGGTCAGTGGAAAAACATTCGCGACCTATAATCCGGCCACCGAGCAAGAGATCGCTCAGGTTGCCGAAGGCGACGCGGCCGATGTCGATGCGGCAGCCAAGGCAGCACGGCATGCATTCGAAACCGGTGACTGGCCAAAGATGGATGCCCGCGACCGCGGGCGATTGATGTATCGTTTGGCCGACCGCATGGAGCAGGAGATTCAATACCTTGCCGCACTTGAGACGCTTGATAACGGAAAGCCGCTCAAAGACAGTCTGAACGCCGACCTGCCGTTGGCGATCGATGCGATCCGTTACTATGCCGGTTATGCGGACAAGCTGCACGGAAGCACCATTCCGATTCGTGGTAATTATCTTTGCTATACACGTCGTGAACCGATCGGCGTGGCCGGACAAATCATTCCATGGAATTTTCCACTGTTGATGCTGGCTTGGAAATGGGGACCTGCTTTGGCGGCCGGTTGCACCGTGGTGATGAAGCCTGCCGAGCAAACGCCGCTGACTTGTTTGGCGATGGCCCAGATGGCCAAAGAGGTTGGCTTTCCCGATGGCGTGATCAACATCGTTCCGGGGTTCGGTCCGACTGCCGGCGCGGCCTGCGTCAAGCACCCGTTGATTGACAAGATTGCGTTCACCGGCGAGCACCGGACGGCGCAAATCATCACTCGAGAGTCCGCTGATACGCTGAAACGGTTGACATTTGAGTTAGGCGGGAAAAGCCCCAACGTGGTGTTCGCAGACGCCGACATGGACGCCGCCGTTCAAGGCGCATACATCGGTTTGTTCCTCAACCAAGGTCAGTGCTGTTGCGCCGGAAGCCGAGTGTTTGTCGAGAAATCGTGTCACGACGAATTCGTCGAAAAGTTGACCGCGCTGACGCTCAAACGCAAAGTCGGTGACCCCTTTGCCAGCGACACCGACCAGGGGCCTCAAGTCGATCGGGCACAGTTCGACAAAATCATGTCGTACATCGAGAAAGGCAAAAACGAAGGGGCAAACTGTGTCGCCGGTGGCGGACGAGTCGGTGATCAAGGCTACTTCGTCGAGCCCACGATTTTCGATAACGTTTCCGATGACATGTCGATCGCAACCGACGAAATCTTCGGTCCCGTGATGAGCGTGCTGACGTTCGATGACAAAGAGGACATGATCCGTCGCGCGAACGATACGTTCTATGGTTTGGCCGCCGCCGTCTGGACCCGCGACGTCGCGAATGCCCATGATTTTGCGGCACGCGTTCGTGCCGGAACCGTCTGGGTGAATTGCTACGACGTTTTCGACGCCGCCGCACCGTTCGGTGGGTTCAAGATGAGCGGCTACGGGCGAGAGCTTGGCGAAGAAGGCCTCAAACCCTACACCGAATCGAAGACCGTTACCGTGAAGCTGTAG
- a CDS encoding protein kinase domain-containing protein, whose product MNLSSRDQGLTAREVYCRVVEEPRVERQAKLVEQLCAGRVDLQERVERLLKARENADDGLLAHVVGAWEESDTALKPRPHASTRPGNADSKTDANVISGSPPIGARHTGQSIGPYQLQEILGEGGMGTVYRALQEAPIKREVALKIIKPELYTDEAVARFARERQSMALMEHPNIVRVFDGGEAQDGSHYLVMELIRGVPLDEYCQSKQLSIVDRLNIFVDLCRAIEHAHAKNVIHRDLKPRNILVAMMEGRPVLKVIDFGIAKSFGGQLDSQLDQTRTGQVLGTPLYQAPEQLIGNPQAIDARCDVYALGVILYKLLTDSKPIGRDVIVNAGVDGLMEKLHYQDYATPSKRVRTRENPERPHQPKPVLLDLPKNRQRALDWITLKALQAKPEDRYQSVKEMLGDVTRFLNHEPIATGPPQPFGSLRKWFYRQSAVVFACVCLVALLAYSLLQSASQTHSASRPTVEAGEMANDMAAIWRETSQLQSALAAFRELDYTALQSILAEMKPNPKGTVIKPGPAVQFEQPSSLNLTKLLSDAASPTATGQLSNSSDIQAADYSPQSGRLLVATKSGEIRLYQREGGEFSSKATVVGTHPGRVDAVAISPDGQRAVSGTESIWFWDLEQGEVQTQGPHLGAGIESIVWSPDGQFVAAGSRYAMAWVGDKAGRELFRIPNNHRHESLLFSNDSKSLFVPTREGIDEYRIPTGKRLRTIDVGPLENVRVMTLAGSERRHLVVADRFEESASVIELGGGTRVGTLPFEGRYPQCMRVTGDGMTVAALFPEGRCSIMRLAETTQGTVELRRKTDFPIFEPRSLEDDERLDLHWIDPEQTLCTVGASLPCKLWGWADFQAMQIKKPPMILWDLAPGSDDELVFFPHNSHRQGDRAYYVGLRGRTDRPSGEKLSQPTGAFSRCSRDRLIASLGESFVEIVDLANGQILAKIECDGLHPKRELSLSKDGTAVAAFAGGVANVWVTRDRWKTWSHHQVEGVDFDTIIEVTDRGQSLLLNVGRVVQEIDVVTGKSVRRYDDQWDASPWKLEIDDVYGRVIIGKRGVLTILERKSGKTLHQFRIDSEVTSILSDPSPSYLITGHRDGTIRAWHLVSFQPLGALFQPTTRVGQISRLETFPDRNRILAVARENNQAIPIIVGN is encoded by the coding sequence ATGAACCTATCATCGAGAGATCAAGGATTGACGGCACGCGAGGTCTACTGCCGTGTCGTCGAAGAACCGCGAGTCGAACGGCAAGCGAAACTCGTCGAGCAATTATGTGCGGGGCGAGTCGACCTTCAAGAGCGAGTCGAACGTTTGCTAAAAGCACGCGAGAATGCAGACGATGGATTGCTCGCTCATGTGGTGGGAGCTTGGGAGGAATCAGACACGGCGTTGAAACCCAGGCCGCACGCTAGCACAAGGCCCGGGAACGCCGATTCGAAGACTGATGCGAATGTCATTTCCGGATCACCACCGATCGGCGCCAGACACACCGGGCAATCCATCGGCCCCTACCAATTGCAGGAGATTCTTGGTGAAGGCGGGATGGGGACTGTTTATCGGGCGTTGCAGGAAGCACCGATCAAGCGTGAAGTCGCGCTGAAAATTATCAAGCCCGAGTTATACACCGACGAAGCAGTCGCGAGGTTCGCACGCGAACGTCAATCAATGGCGTTGATGGAACATCCCAACATCGTCAGGGTATTTGACGGAGGTGAAGCGCAGGATGGTAGCCACTATCTTGTGATGGAATTGATACGTGGTGTTCCGCTGGATGAATATTGTCAGTCAAAACAACTATCGATTGTCGACCGACTGAATATCTTCGTCGATCTCTGCCGGGCGATCGAACATGCCCATGCAAAGAACGTGATTCATCGCGACTTGAAACCTCGGAATATTTTGGTCGCCATGATGGAAGGTCGACCGGTCTTGAAAGTGATCGATTTTGGAATCGCGAAATCTTTCGGCGGACAACTCGATTCACAACTCGATCAGACGCGGACAGGACAGGTGCTCGGCACACCGCTCTATCAGGCACCCGAGCAATTGATTGGTAATCCACAGGCAATCGATGCGCGCTGCGATGTCTATGCACTTGGAGTGATCCTGTACAAACTGCTGACCGACTCAAAGCCAATCGGTCGCGACGTGATCGTTAATGCCGGCGTCGATGGCTTGATGGAGAAACTGCATTACCAAGATTACGCAACGCCTTCCAAACGTGTCCGTACACGTGAGAACCCGGAACGACCACATCAACCAAAGCCGGTACTGTTAGACCTTCCGAAAAATCGGCAGCGAGCATTGGATTGGATCACGCTCAAAGCACTCCAGGCAAAACCAGAGGATCGATATCAATCCGTCAAAGAGATGCTTGGTGATGTCACGCGGTTTTTAAACCACGAACCGATTGCAACAGGCCCTCCTCAGCCGTTCGGCAGTTTAAGGAAATGGTTCTATCGCCAAAGTGCGGTTGTGTTCGCATGCGTTTGCCTCGTCGCTCTGCTGGCCTACAGTTTGCTTCAATCGGCAAGTCAAACGCATTCAGCATCCCGACCGACCGTCGAGGCGGGGGAGATGGCAAACGACATGGCAGCGATTTGGCGTGAGACGTCACAATTGCAATCGGCGTTGGCGGCGTTTCGAGAACTCGATTACACGGCGCTCCAATCGATCCTCGCAGAGATGAAGCCGAATCCGAAAGGAACTGTGATAAAGCCTGGCCCGGCCGTGCAGTTCGAACAGCCGAGCAGTCTAAATTTGACGAAGCTATTAAGCGATGCCGCAAGCCCAACCGCAACAGGTCAACTTTCCAATTCGTCCGACATCCAGGCGGCCGATTATTCGCCGCAAAGCGGGCGTTTGCTGGTGGCGACAAAGTCGGGTGAGATTCGCCTTTATCAACGGGAAGGCGGCGAATTCAGTTCCAAGGCAACGGTCGTCGGGACCCATCCCGGACGTGTGGATGCGGTGGCCATTTCACCGGATGGTCAGCGAGCGGTTTCGGGGACCGAGTCGATTTGGTTCTGGGATCTTGAGCAAGGCGAGGTGCAAACCCAAGGTCCTCATCTGGGCGCGGGAATCGAGTCGATCGTGTGGTCGCCTGACGGTCAATTCGTCGCCGCCGGATCTCGGTACGCGATGGCATGGGTGGGGGATAAGGCAGGGCGAGAATTGTTTCGTATTCCGAACAATCACCGTCATGAATCGCTGCTTTTTTCGAATGACTCAAAGTCATTGTTTGTCCCGACTCGTGAGGGGATCGACGAGTATCGAATCCCGACAGGAAAGCGGCTGAGGACGATCGATGTTGGGCCGCTAGAGAACGTTCGCGTCATGACTTTGGCAGGATCAGAGCGACGCCATTTGGTCGTCGCGGATCGCTTTGAAGAGTCAGCATCGGTGATCGAGCTTGGGGGCGGCACCAGGGTTGGGACATTGCCTTTCGAAGGCAGGTATCCGCAGTGCATGCGTGTAACCGGCGACGGGATGACGGTGGCTGCGTTATTCCCTGAAGGGAGATGTTCGATCATGCGGTTGGCGGAGACAACCCAAGGCACCGTAGAACTGAGACGCAAAACCGATTTTCCGATTTTCGAACCTCGATCGCTTGAGGACGACGAACGTCTTGACCTACATTGGATTGATCCAGAACAGACGTTGTGCACGGTCGGTGCTTCGCTGCCTTGCAAGCTTTGGGGCTGGGCGGATTTCCAGGCGATGCAGATCAAGAAACCCCCGATGATCTTGTGGGATCTGGCTCCGGGCAGCGACGACGAACTGGTGTTTTTTCCACATAACAGTCATCGACAAGGAGATCGTGCCTACTACGTCGGTCTCAGAGGCCGTACCGATCGCCCCAGCGGTGAAAAATTAAGCCAACCGACGGGCGCGTTCAGTCGGTGTAGCCGCGATCGTCTAATCGCTTCGCTGGGCGAATCGTTTGTTGAGATCGTTGACTTGGCGAATGGGCAAATTCTGGCGAAGATTGAGTGTGATGGACTTCATCCAAAACGTGAACTCAGCCTAAGCAAGGACGGTACCGCGGTGGCGGCTTTCGCCGGTGGGGTTGCGAATGTGTGGGTGACACGAGATCGCTGGAAGACATGGTCGCATCATCAAGTCGAAGGCGTCGACTTTGATACGATCATCGAAGTAACGGATCGAGGCCAGTCGCTGCTATTGAACGTTGGGCGTGTCGTTCAAGAAATCGATGTTGTCACTGGAAAGTCGGTGCGTCGCTACGATGATCAGTGGGATGCTTCTCCGTGGAAGTTAGAAATCGATGATGTTTATGGCCGGGTGATTATCGGTAAGCGTGGTGTATTGACAATCTTGGAACGAAAGTCAGGAAAGACGCTACATCAATTTCGTATCGATTCGGAAGTCACAAGTATCCTTTCAGATCCTTCGCCATCGTATTTGATCACCGGTCATCGAGATGGGACTATTCGGGCCTGGCATCTTGTCTCGTTCCAACCGCTCGGCGCACTCTTTCAGCCGACAACACGAGTGGGACAGATCAGTCGACTCGAAACGTTTCCCGATCGGAATCGGATCCTGGCGGTCGCACGCGAAAACAACCAGGCGATCCCGATCATCGTCGGCAACTAG
- a CDS encoding ECF-type sigma factor, giving the protein MKTAVPQSLQRIDLGKSLAVSDLFPKVYAELRLLAAARMAHERGDHTLQTTGLVHEAFMRLAGQDCNGSFETIPQFFAAAAEAMRRILIDHARKRNSLKRGGAFSRVDLSSCESANGNVVMLEDLLDLDGLLEKLKLEDPVVAQLVSLRVYAGLSVADASKVAGVSRSTGYQLWDYALSWFALEREPAEAEN; this is encoded by the coding sequence ATGAAAACAGCAGTACCACAATCGTTGCAGCGCATTGACCTGGGGAAGTCGCTGGCTGTCAGTGATCTGTTCCCCAAGGTTTATGCAGAGCTGCGTCTGCTTGCTGCCGCCCGAATGGCTCACGAACGCGGTGATCACACGCTACAGACCACCGGTTTGGTCCACGAAGCATTCATGCGATTGGCGGGGCAGGATTGCAACGGGAGCTTTGAGACGATTCCGCAGTTTTTCGCCGCGGCGGCCGAAGCGATGCGTCGCATTTTGATCGACCATGCGAGGAAACGAAATAGCCTTAAGCGAGGCGGTGCCTTTAGCCGCGTTGATCTCTCATCTTGTGAGTCTGCCAATGGTAACGTGGTGATGTTAGAAGACCTGTTGGATCTAGACGGCTTGCTCGAAAAACTAAAATTAGAAGACCCGGTGGTCGCACAACTGGTTTCGCTTCGCGTCTATGCGGGACTTTCCGTGGCAGACGCTTCCAAGGTCGCCGGCGTCTCACGCAGCACTGGATACCAACTGTGGGATTACGCACTTTCCTGGTTCGCGTTGGAACGGGAGCCTGCCGAGGCGGAAAACTAG